From a single Candidatus Sulfotelmatobacter sp. genomic region:
- a CDS encoding glycosyltransferase family 2 protein, translating into MINGKHIAVVMPAYNAEKTLEVTVGELPDLVDVRILVDDHSHDETVDLAHKLGLLVFQHDRNYGYGRNQQTCYREALAAGADVVIMLHPDYQYTPLLITAMASMVAYDVYDVVLGSRIIGGRALLGGMPLYKYVANRLLTGFENLFLRVKLSEYHTGYRAFSRKVLTQLPLLENSDDFVFDNQMLAQCVHFGFRIGEVSCPTKYFEEASSINFRRSVQYGFGVLATTLQFALQRIGLVHIPRFSEKGRRLEAAGETYYTARSETARPA; encoded by the coding sequence ATGATTAACGGGAAACATATTGCCGTCGTCATGCCCGCCTACAACGCGGAGAAGACCCTCGAGGTCACGGTAGGAGAACTCCCCGACCTAGTCGACGTCCGCATCCTGGTTGACGACCACAGCCACGATGAGACCGTCGATCTCGCCCACAAACTAGGCCTGCTCGTGTTTCAGCACGACCGCAACTACGGTTACGGACGCAACCAGCAAACCTGCTACCGCGAAGCTCTGGCCGCTGGCGCCGACGTCGTCATCATGCTGCATCCGGATTATCAGTACACGCCGCTGCTCATCACAGCCATGGCGAGCATGGTCGCCTACGATGTTTATGATGTTGTCCTCGGATCGCGCATCATCGGGGGCCGCGCGCTGCTCGGCGGCATGCCCTTGTACAAATACGTCGCCAATCGCCTGCTCACCGGTTTCGAAAATCTTTTCCTGCGCGTGAAGCTCTCCGAGTATCACACCGGATACCGCGCCTTCAGCCGCAAAGTGCTCACCCAACTGCCGCTGCTCGAAAATTCCGACGACTTTGTCTTCGACAACCAGATGCTGGCGCAGTGCGTGCACTTCGGCTTCCGCATTGGAGAAGTATCCTGCCCCACGAAATATTTCGAAGAAGCCTCGTCAATCAATTTCCGCCGCAGCGTGCAGTACGGATTCGGCGTGCTGGCCACGACCTTGCAGTTTGCCCTGCAACGCATCGGCCTGGTTCATATCCCGCGCTTCAGCGAAAAAGGCCGCAGACTCGAAGCGGCTGGCGAAACTTACTATACTGCCCGCTCCGAGACCGCGCGGCCCGCGTAG
- a CDS encoding ATP-binding protein, which produces MQSTFDERNWLVWLVRVRIFILTLLLAIELTVTRFSPTPLPMRLFVTTILFWFSLSLFYVLLLSFWQEHRLQASLQILSDLLLVSLVIHETGGWDSSLNFLYPLVIIIGSVLLPRVWAQMVSALAFILYGAVLELNYYGVVPSYSTTHPDPKALQAIIFVNLFAFLAVAYLAGLLTAKLRQVGVQLKETSGALEGLQALHENIIHSISSGLITTGLDGRITLVNAAAQRLLEQPSSELMGVPVAQLFIDRLPTVESQQAHAEVRFDAPTRFRQTVRIRVTALTVPERGDLGYVYVLDDLTEIRRLEREVRMQDKLAAVGRLAAAIAHEIRNPLTSIAGSVSMLSGVPEMNEDHRRLLDIVTRESQRLNSIITDFLAYSRTKQYHFDRVDLIQSVEDTLTLMDHRMTAEKTGIAIQRRFAVRQALVIADGDKLKQVFWNLCENAVRAMKDGGTLTAAVESLGDDWQVSFIDTGKGMTPQQIEKIFEPFQSEFEGGTGLGLAIVYQIVQAHEGKVWARSKPGQGTTLVLRLRRLDAERASSASRKTQDQARELVAAGCDADALGAGTGARSGGSSRG; this is translated from the coding sequence ATGCAATCGACCTTTGATGAGCGCAATTGGCTGGTGTGGCTGGTCCGAGTCCGCATTTTTATTCTGACTCTCCTGCTGGCCATTGAGCTGACGGTGACGCGGTTCAGTCCCACGCCGCTACCCATGCGGCTCTTCGTCACCACCATTCTGTTCTGGTTCAGCCTTTCTCTGTTCTACGTCCTTCTGCTTTCTTTCTGGCAGGAGCATCGGCTGCAAGCCTCGCTCCAGATTCTTTCCGATCTGCTTCTGGTCAGCCTGGTGATCCACGAAACCGGAGGATGGGACAGTTCGCTCAACTTCCTCTATCCGCTCGTGATTATCATCGGTAGCGTACTGTTGCCGCGAGTGTGGGCCCAGATGGTGTCGGCTCTGGCATTCATTCTTTACGGGGCGGTGCTGGAGCTGAACTACTACGGCGTGGTTCCTTCCTACAGCACCACGCATCCCGACCCGAAGGCGCTGCAAGCCATCATCTTCGTCAATCTTTTTGCCTTTCTGGCAGTGGCATACCTCGCAGGTTTGCTGACGGCAAAGCTGCGGCAGGTGGGCGTACAACTGAAAGAAACCAGCGGAGCGCTCGAGGGTTTGCAAGCGCTGCACGAAAACATCATCCACTCCATTAGCAGCGGGCTAATCACCACCGGGCTCGACGGGCGGATCACGCTGGTCAACGCTGCGGCCCAACGGTTGTTGGAGCAGCCGTCGTCGGAGTTGATGGGCGTGCCCGTCGCTCAACTTTTTATCGATCGCTTGCCCACCGTGGAATCCCAACAGGCCCACGCGGAAGTGCGCTTCGACGCCCCCACTCGATTTCGCCAGACCGTCAGAATTCGCGTGACGGCATTGACCGTGCCCGAGCGCGGCGATCTGGGATACGTTTATGTTCTCGACGATCTCACCGAGATTCGCCGCCTGGAGCGCGAAGTGCGGATGCAGGACAAGCTGGCGGCGGTGGGCCGGCTGGCGGCTGCGATCGCCCATGAAATCCGCAATCCTCTGACCTCGATCGCCGGTTCGGTCAGCATGCTTTCCGGCGTGCCGGAGATGAACGAGGATCACCGCCGGCTGCTCGACATTGTGACTCGCGAGTCGCAGCGGCTGAATAGCATCATTACCGACTTTCTGGCGTACTCGCGTACGAAGCAATATCACTTCGACCGCGTCGATCTGATTCAGTCGGTCGAAGACACGCTGACGCTCATGGATCACCGCATGACCGCGGAGAAGACGGGCATCGCGATTCAGCGCCGCTTTGCGGTCCGCCAGGCTTTGGTCATTGCCGATGGGGACAAGCTCAAGCAGGTGTTCTGGAATCTTTGCGAGAATGCGGTTCGCGCCATGAAAGACGGCGGAACGTTGACCGCTGCGGTCGAGTCTCTGGGCGACGATTGGCAGGTTTCATTCATCGACACCGGCAAAGGCATGACGCCGCAGCAAATCGAAAAAATCTTCGAGCCCTTCCAGTCTGAGTTCGAGGGCGGCACCGGCCTGGGGCTGGCGATCGTCTACCAAATCGTCCAGGCGCATGAAGGGAAGGTTTGGGCGCGCTCCAAGCCAGGGCAGGGAACTACGCTCGTGCTGAGATTGCGTCGGCTCGATGCAGAGCGGGCATCGTCCGCCTCGCGCAAAACGCAGGATCAAGCTCGGGAGCTGGTCGCGGCCGGTTGTGACGCAGATGCCCTCGGAGCCGGAACTGGCGCACGATCGGGAGGAAGCTCGCGTGGCTAA
- a CDS encoding sigma-54 dependent transcriptional regulator codes for MANILVCDDERSICEMLDIALRRDGHRIETVQAGQIAKNKIDGALYDVIITDIKMPNIDGIEVLRHAHRVSPDSAVILITAVDDYEAAVQAVKAGGATDYIRKSPGLVDEIKLAMNRALEKLNLSKQNFALRRDAATRNSLDNIVGSSAAMEKLKQTVRTVASTASTVLIHGESGTGKELVARAVHVCSPRATEAFVSVNCGAFPETLLESELFGYLKGAFTGANQNKRGLFEVADGGTIFLDEISEMTLAMQVKLLRVLQERTVRPVGSTGEISIDVRVIAATNRDLDKSVAEGIFREDLYYRLNVIPIRVPCLSERREDIPLLANHFLKKYASAAGRSILRVNAPSLDSLCGYEWPGNVRQLENTVERAVALETTDELHVELPAERPKARAAAAAAGGGSLPEIGSDMTLPAGIGMEHYIAGIERSLLQNALTQSGGVQTKAADVLGISYRSFRHLMKKYGL; via the coding sequence GTGGCTAACATCCTGGTCTGCGACGACGAACGCTCCATTTGCGAAATGCTCGATATCGCTCTGCGCCGCGATGGTCACCGGATTGAGACCGTACAAGCGGGACAAATAGCGAAGAACAAAATTGATGGCGCGCTCTACGACGTCATCATCACCGACATCAAAATGCCCAACATCGACGGCATCGAAGTGCTGCGCCACGCCCATCGCGTGTCGCCCGACTCCGCCGTCATTCTGATCACCGCCGTCGATGACTACGAAGCCGCTGTACAGGCCGTAAAAGCCGGAGGCGCCACCGACTACATCCGCAAAAGCCCCGGCCTGGTCGATGAAATCAAGCTGGCCATGAACCGCGCGCTCGAGAAACTCAATCTCAGCAAGCAGAATTTCGCCCTGCGCCGCGACGCCGCCACGCGCAATTCGCTCGATAACATCGTCGGATCGAGCGCGGCCATGGAAAAACTCAAGCAGACAGTCCGAACTGTCGCTTCCACGGCCTCCACAGTTCTGATTCACGGCGAAAGCGGGACCGGCAAAGAACTCGTCGCACGCGCCGTGCACGTCTGTTCGCCGCGCGCTACGGAAGCCTTTGTATCCGTCAACTGCGGAGCGTTTCCTGAGACCCTGCTCGAATCCGAACTCTTTGGTTATCTGAAAGGCGCTTTCACGGGCGCGAACCAGAACAAGCGTGGACTCTTCGAGGTGGCCGACGGCGGCACCATCTTCCTCGATGAAATCAGCGAAATGACCCTGGCCATGCAGGTCAAGCTGCTTCGTGTCTTGCAAGAACGCACCGTGCGCCCCGTGGGCAGCACCGGAGAGATTTCCATCGACGTGCGAGTCATTGCCGCGACCAATCGCGATCTCGACAAATCGGTCGCCGAGGGGATTTTCCGCGAAGACTTATATTACCGGCTGAACGTGATTCCGATCCGCGTGCCGTGCCTGAGCGAGCGCCGCGAGGACATTCCCCTGTTGGCCAATCACTTTCTGAAAAAATATGCGAGCGCGGCCGGCCGCAGCATTCTGCGCGTCAATGCGCCCTCGCTCGATTCGCTATGCGGCTACGAATGGCCCGGCAATGTGCGCCAGTTGGAAAATACGGTCGAGCGCGCGGTCGCCCTGGAAACCACCGACGAACTGCACGTCGAACTCCCCGCCGAACGTCCGAAAGCGCGCGCCGCCGCGGCGGCTGCCGGTGGCGGATCGCTGCCCGAGATCGGTTCCGATATGACTCTTCCCGCCGGCATCGGCATGGAACACTACATCGCCGGCATCGAGCGCTCGCTCTTGCAGAACGCTCTCACCCAAAGCGGCGGCGTGCAGACCAAAGCCGCCGATGTGCTCGGCATCTCCTATCGCTCATTCCGGCATTTGATGAAGAAGTACGGGTTGTGA
- a CDS encoding type II secretion system F family protein has protein sequence MPVFTFSGKDASGQKISGERVAANKQSLAQALRRERITPGAIREKGKEFSMPTFGSGKVGTKDIAIFFRQFSVMIDAGLPLVQCLEILAANQENQAFQKVLTGVRTTVEGGATLANAMRQYPVVFDDLTTNMIEAGETGGILDIILQRLATYVEKAVRLRSAVKSALIYPVAVVGMAGLIVGALLKWVVPIFANLFAGLGVALPLPTRIVMGLSSFVQTFWWMVGVGGFALFYGVKQIRKHPRGKYYFDKMLLFIPVIGSLLRKIAVGRFTRTLGTLITSGVPILEGLSITARTSGNAVLEEALMKVRKAIEEGRTIVDPLRECGVFPNMVTQMIGVGEATGAMDSMLQKIADFYEEEVDAATKDMLAMLEPLIIAVLGVSVGGIVISLYMPLFAMIAKLAG, from the coding sequence ATGCCAGTCTTCACATTTTCCGGCAAGGACGCATCGGGACAGAAGATTTCCGGCGAGCGGGTGGCGGCCAACAAGCAGTCGTTGGCGCAGGCGCTCCGGCGCGAGCGTATCACGCCCGGAGCCATCCGCGAAAAGGGCAAGGAATTCTCCATGCCCACATTCGGTTCCGGCAAGGTAGGAACCAAAGATATTGCAATCTTCTTCCGCCAGTTCTCGGTCATGATCGACGCCGGCCTGCCGCTGGTGCAGTGTCTGGAGATTTTGGCGGCGAACCAGGAAAACCAGGCGTTCCAGAAAGTGCTGACCGGGGTGCGGACCACGGTTGAAGGCGGCGCGACTCTGGCCAATGCCATGCGCCAGTATCCCGTCGTATTCGACGATCTCACCACCAACATGATTGAGGCCGGCGAAACCGGCGGTATTCTCGACATTATTCTGCAGCGCCTTGCCACTTACGTCGAGAAGGCGGTGCGCCTGCGATCGGCGGTAAAGTCAGCGTTGATTTACCCGGTCGCCGTCGTCGGCATGGCGGGGTTGATTGTGGGCGCGCTGCTCAAGTGGGTCGTGCCTATTTTCGCGAACCTGTTTGCCGGACTGGGCGTTGCTCTGCCTCTGCCCACGCGCATCGTCATGGGACTGAGCTCGTTCGTGCAGACTTTCTGGTGGATGGTCGGCGTAGGTGGCTTCGCTCTGTTTTATGGCGTGAAGCAGATCCGCAAACATCCTCGCGGCAAATACTACTTCGATAAGATGCTTCTGTTCATTCCGGTCATAGGCTCGCTGCTCCGCAAGATCGCGGTCGGCCGCTTCACCCGCACCCTTGGCACCCTGATCACTTCGGGCGTCCCCATTCTTGAAGGCCTGTCCATCACCGCCCGGACGTCGGGCAATGCGGTGCTGGAAGAGGCGCTGATGAAGGTGCGCAAAGCCATCGAAGAAGGGCGCACCATCGTCGATCCGCTGCGCGAATGCGGCGTGTTTCCCAACATGGTGACCCAGATGATCGGCGTAGGCGAAGCCACCGGCGCTATGGACTCGATGCTGCAAAAGATCGCCGATTTCTACGAAGAAGAAGTCGACGCCGCCACCAAAGACATGCTGGCCATGTTGGAACCGCTCATCATCGCCGTATTGGGCGTCAGCGTCGGAGGCATCGTAATCTCTCTCTACATGCCGCTGTTCGCCATGATCGCGAAACTGGCGGGCTAG
- a CDS encoding TIGR00266 family protein yields MEARITGTTMPVLEFVLGPNESIISEAGELSWMSASIQMTTHTQFGGGGGLFGVLKRVAGGGSIFMTEYRSLGAAGELAFATKLPGHIVPVEVAPGHEYMIHRHGFLCGTPQIQLGLGFQQSLGAGIFGGDGFLLQRVTGQGTAWLELSGELVVRDLQPGQTLRVHPGHVGAFQSSVSFQITTIPGIKNMIFGGDGIFLAALTGPGRIWLQTLPIARLAHALAEYMPQETRRENVQSGVVGGIVGSILDNMK; encoded by the coding sequence ATGGAAGCGCGCATCACCGGCACCACCATGCCCGTCCTCGAATTTGTCCTTGGGCCTAACGAGAGCATCATTTCCGAAGCCGGAGAACTTTCTTGGATGAGCGCATCGATCCAGATGACGACTCACACTCAGTTTGGCGGCGGCGGAGGTCTGTTCGGCGTGCTCAAGCGCGTGGCCGGTGGCGGCTCCATTTTTATGACGGAATACCGCTCTCTCGGCGCCGCGGGTGAACTCGCCTTCGCGACCAAGTTGCCGGGACATATCGTCCCCGTGGAAGTCGCTCCCGGGCACGAATACATGATTCACCGTCACGGCTTTCTTTGCGGCACGCCGCAGATTCAACTCGGCCTGGGCTTCCAGCAATCGCTGGGCGCCGGAATTTTCGGCGGTGACGGCTTCCTCTTGCAACGAGTCACGGGACAAGGCACTGCCTGGCTCGAACTCTCCGGCGAACTCGTTGTCCGCGATCTTCAACCGGGGCAAACTCTGCGCGTGCACCCCGGCCATGTGGGCGCATTTCAGTCCAGCGTCTCGTTCCAGATCACGACCATTCCGGGCATCAAGAACATGATCTTCGGCGGCGACGGAATTTTTCTCGCCGCCCTCACCGGCCCCGGCAGAATCTGGCTCCAGACCCTGCCCATCGCCCGCCTGGCGCACGCTCTGGCCGAATACATGCCCCAGGAAACGCGCCGCGAAAATGTGCAAAGCGGAGTAGTCGGCGGCATCGTCGGCTCCATATTGGACAACATGAAGTGA
- a CDS encoding type IV pilus twitching motility protein PilT has protein sequence MGLSLSDLLKRMLEMNGSDLHITTNSPPQIRVHGHLVPLDLPQMTPAETKQLAYSVMTDSQKHRFEESLELDFSFGLKGLARFRANVFNQRGATAAVFRLIPFEIKSFNQLGLAPVVSKMCDKPRGLVLVTGPTGSGKSTTLAAMIDKINSERHDHILTIEDPIEFVHMNKNCLVNQRELHADTKSFTDALRAALREDPDVVLIGEMRDLETIESALRIAETGHLTFGTLHTNSATSTINRIIDVFPAHQQPQIRAQLSLVLEGIMCQSLLPRIDGKGRAMIMEILVPNPAVRNLIREDKIHQIYSSMQSGQEKFGMQTFNQSLATAYFQKQITIETAMARSSNVDELQEMINRGASLTNRPTNAGSTLTRGAAGK, from the coding sequence ATGGGTTTGTCCTTAAGCGATCTGCTCAAGAGAATGCTGGAAATGAACGGCAGCGACTTGCACATTACTACGAACTCGCCGCCGCAGATTCGTGTCCACGGCCACCTGGTTCCGCTCGATCTGCCGCAGATGACGCCGGCTGAGACCAAGCAGCTCGCCTACAGCGTGATGACCGATTCCCAGAAGCATCGCTTTGAAGAAAGCCTGGAGCTGGACTTCTCCTTCGGTCTAAAGGGACTCGCGCGTTTCCGCGCCAACGTCTTCAATCAGCGCGGAGCCACGGCGGCCGTTTTCCGTCTGATTCCTTTCGAAATCAAATCGTTCAATCAGCTCGGGCTGGCGCCGGTAGTCAGCAAGATGTGCGACAAGCCCCGCGGATTGGTGCTGGTGACGGGGCCGACCGGGTCGGGCAAATCGACCACGCTCGCGGCCATGATCGACAAGATCAACAGCGAGCGCCACGACCACATTCTGACCATCGAAGATCCGATCGAGTTCGTGCACATGAACAAGAACTGTCTGGTCAACCAGCGCGAACTGCACGCCGATACCAAGAGTTTCACCGACGCCCTCCGCGCCGCGCTTCGTGAAGATCCCGACGTGGTGCTGATCGGAGAAATGCGCGACCTGGAAACCATCGAATCGGCGCTGCGCATTGCGGAAACCGGCCACTTGACTTTTGGCACCTTGCATACCAACTCGGCTACTTCCACCATCAACCGTATCATCGACGTTTTCCCGGCCCACCAGCAGCCGCAAATTCGGGCGCAATTGTCGCTGGTGCTGGAAGGCATCATGTGCCAAAGCCTGCTGCCGCGAATCGACGGTAAAGGCCGAGCCATGATCATGGAGATTCTGGTGCCCAACCCAGCCGTGCGCAACCTGATCCGCGAAGACAAGATTCACCAGATTTACTCGTCGATGCAGTCCGGGCAGGAAAAATTCGGGATGCAGACGTTTAACCAGTCTCTGGCCACAGCCTATTTCCAGAAACAGATCACGATTGAGACCGCCATGGCCCGTTCCAGCAACGTGGACGAATTGCAGGAGATGATCAACCGCGGCGCCAGTCTGACGAACCGTCCGACCAACGCCGGATCGACGCTCACTCGCGGAGCGGCCGGCAAGTAA
- a CDS encoding tetratricopeptide repeat protein: protein MSDTDASQKARQQAREQAEDRYYAALDLMAEGHLEKAVAAYQESLVADPTFTEAMHGLARALQDLQRYDEAIAIAQRLAELDPDDVLAHTSLSVLYMKKGMIPEAEAEGAKARVLGWKQQLRKSSS, encoded by the coding sequence ATGTCTGACACCGACGCCTCCCAAAAAGCCCGCCAGCAAGCCCGCGAACAAGCGGAAGACCGCTACTATGCGGCGCTCGATCTGATGGCGGAGGGGCATCTGGAGAAGGCCGTCGCCGCGTATCAGGAATCGCTCGTCGCCGATCCGACGTTTACCGAAGCCATGCACGGGCTGGCGCGCGCGCTCCAGGACTTGCAGCGCTATGACGAGGCCATCGCCATCGCGCAGCGACTGGCGGAACTCGATCCCGACGACGTACTGGCACACACCAGCCTGTCGGTGTTGTACATGAAGAAGGGGATGATTCCAGAGGCGGAAGCCGAAGGCGCCAAGGCGCGGGTGCTGGGATGGAAGCAGCAGTTGCGGAAGAGCAGCTCTTAG
- a CDS encoding SAM-dependent chlorinase/fluorinase: MSSSEGTLPHRPIITLTTDFGTNDHFVGAMKGVIVDIAPDVQIVDITHAVQAFDVLDGALAISQAYSYFPTGTIHMVVVDPGVGTARRPILASSDGHHFVAPDNGVLSMVYAREERIRVRHITSDHYFRVPVSNTFHARDIFAPVAGWLAKQVDSDKFGDEIEDYVRFAAPKPKATGENRMRAVVLKVDRFGNLITNVKPEDVPTLFAAEAKFKIVVGSKEITDIRQTFAEGAPGQVFGIIGSMGYLEIVANRGAAAQLTGAGKGSEVSIFLGEAAAAGKGA, translated from the coding sequence TTGTCTTCCAGCGAGGGAACGTTGCCGCATCGTCCGATCATTACTCTTACCACCGATTTTGGAACCAACGATCATTTTGTAGGCGCAATGAAGGGCGTCATCGTCGACATTGCTCCCGACGTCCAGATCGTGGATATTACTCACGCCGTGCAGGCCTTCGATGTGCTCGACGGCGCGCTGGCGATTTCGCAGGCCTATTCGTACTTCCCGACCGGGACGATTCACATGGTCGTGGTCGATCCCGGCGTGGGTACTGCGCGGCGGCCGATTCTGGCTTCGAGCGACGGCCATCACTTCGTCGCGCCCGACAATGGCGTGCTCTCCATGGTTTATGCGCGGGAAGAGCGCATCCGCGTGCGCCACATCACCTCCGACCATTATTTCCGCGTGCCGGTGAGCAACACCTTTCATGCTCGCGATATTTTCGCGCCGGTGGCGGGTTGGCTGGCGAAGCAGGTCGATTCCGACAAGTTCGGAGATGAGATCGAAGACTACGTGCGCTTCGCCGCGCCGAAGCCCAAAGCTACCGGCGAAAACCGGATGCGCGCCGTGGTGCTGAAGGTGGACCGCTTCGGGAATTTGATTACGAACGTGAAACCCGAAGATGTTCCCACGCTGTTTGCGGCTGAGGCCAAATTTAAGATCGTCGTTGGAAGCAAAGAGATTACGGACATACGCCAAACTTTCGCCGAAGGCGCGCCCGGACAGGTCTTTGGGATCATCGGGAGCATGGGCTATCTCGAGATCGTCGCCAACCGCGGAGCCGCAGCGCAACTGACCGGCGCAGGCAAGGGCAGTGAAGTTAGCATCTTTTTAGGTGAGGCGGCAGCGGCGGGCAAGGGGGCTTAG
- a CDS encoding glycosyltransferase family 39 protein, with the protein MLDKPQNNKGALAAYWPMVAAALVVRLAVMLFLYREWLDPNGAWAFGRVARSIVSGHGFGNVFAQTGPTAVLSPVYAYVLAGIFRLFGIYTPTSIMTALALNSLFSALTCIPVFLIARQGFGDRVAKWAGWGWAFSPYGVYYGADWAWSTCLVTLFLAVLFLMAMRLENSARPRDWLWFGVVGGFAALTEPVVLSVVPLLGLWTLYRRYLHHRSWKAPMAAAALAALAVLAPWFGRNYEVFHHFIPVRSGFGLELYIGNNGYSTRWVNSALHPNHNDAELKEYVQSGEINYMEHKRQQAMDYIRAHPGWYAWMTARRIVYMWTGYWSFSRDYLKDEPLDPPNIFVETTMTILGLFGLRRVFKRDRALGVRFAIVLFFFPLVYYFSHPETYYFRPVDPLIVVLAAATIAGGRPEAVK; encoded by the coding sequence ATGCTCGATAAACCACAAAACAATAAAGGCGCACTAGCAGCCTACTGGCCAATGGTGGCCGCCGCGCTGGTGGTTCGCCTTGCCGTCATGCTATTTCTTTATCGCGAATGGCTTGATCCCAATGGAGCCTGGGCCTTTGGCCGCGTGGCGCGGTCCATCGTTAGTGGTCACGGCTTCGGCAATGTGTTTGCGCAGACGGGGCCGACGGCGGTGCTGTCTCCTGTCTACGCATATGTGCTGGCGGGAATTTTTCGGCTGTTTGGGATCTACACGCCCACCTCGATCATGACAGCGCTGGCCCTCAACAGCCTGTTCTCCGCCCTCACCTGCATTCCCGTTTTTTTGATCGCGAGGCAGGGCTTCGGCGACCGCGTCGCAAAGTGGGCAGGCTGGGGATGGGCCTTTTCTCCCTATGGCGTTTACTACGGAGCCGACTGGGCGTGGTCAACGTGCCTGGTCACACTGTTCCTTGCGGTTTTGTTCCTGATGGCGATGCGACTGGAGAACTCCGCGCGCCCGCGCGACTGGCTGTGGTTCGGCGTAGTCGGCGGATTCGCAGCGCTCACCGAACCGGTTGTTTTGTCGGTCGTGCCTCTGCTCGGGCTGTGGACGCTCTACCGGCGCTATCTCCATCATCGATCATGGAAGGCTCCCATGGCCGCAGCAGCTCTGGCTGCGCTCGCCGTGCTTGCGCCCTGGTTCGGGCGCAACTACGAAGTCTTCCACCACTTCATCCCAGTGCGCAGCGGCTTCGGACTCGAACTCTATATCGGCAACAACGGATACTCCACGCGCTGGGTCAACAGCGCTCTTCACCCGAATCACAATGATGCCGAGCTCAAAGAGTACGTGCAGTCAGGCGAGATCAACTACATGGAGCACAAGCGTCAGCAAGCGATGGATTACATCCGCGCCCATCCCGGCTGGTATGCCTGGATGACCGCACGCCGCATCGTCTACATGTGGACCGGCTACTGGAGCTTCAGCCGCGATTATCTGAAAGATGAACCACTCGATCCGCCGAATATTTTTGTGGAAACGACGATGACCATTCTGGGCCTTTTCGGCCTGCGCCGCGTTTTTAAGCGCGATCGCGCGCTGGGCGTTCGCTTTGCCATCGTCCTGTTTTTCTTTCCGCTGGTCTATTACTTCTCTCATCCCGAGACATATTATTTCCGTCCGGTCGATCCGCTGATCGTCGTGCTGGCGGCAGCAACCATTGCCGGCGGCAGACCCGAGGCGGTGAAGTAA